Proteins encoded together in one Thermomonospora curvata DSM 43183 window:
- a CDS encoding DUF397 domain-containing protein has product MAHYSVHDATWRRSSHSGSSGGECVEVAHLDSTTAIRDSKNPGAGFLAMKREAWGRLLAEIKQGTYDF; this is encoded by the coding sequence ATGGCTCACTACAGCGTGCACGACGCTACGTGGCGTAGGAGCTCCCACAGCGGCAGCTCCGGGGGTGAGTGCGTAGAGGTCGCTCACCTGGACTCTACGACCGCCATCCGCGACTCCAAGAATCCCGGCGCTGGCTTCCTGGCCATGAAACGAGAAGCCTGGGGCAGGCTTCTAGCAGAGATCAAGCAAGGCACGTACGACTTCTGA
- a CDS encoding helix-turn-helix domain-containing protein: MITVSPEKITVSADKRDPERPQDQMQSHLGNQFGISSAKDTRSAHMGVQNDAKGAEEVAMPRPESPTVRRIMLGIRLRELRTRAGISADDAARHIARTDSTISRMETGQSSVSTRVLERLIELYQATPEEARQLTELAKAARQRGWWQRYGEVLHPGFELYLGLEAEATEIHVYASEWVPGLLQTPDYARAILSAEPRPPAEEEIQQRVEARLARQVILGGEDPVQYWAVLNEAVLRRIVGSPKIMRAQLEALAARARQRNIKLQVLPFTTGAHPAVGGPFTLLSLDLGKAALAEYVYVENRAGSLVMDREAEIAIHRLTFDTFRADALSPEESVALIEKTAAELA, encoded by the coding sequence ATGATCACCGTGAGCCCCGAAAAGATCACGGTGAGTGCAGACAAGAGAGATCCTGAACGCCCCCAAGATCAAATGCAATCCCATTTGGGAAATCAGTTTGGGATTTCTTCCGCCAAAGACACACGCTCTGCACACATGGGAGTGCAGAATGACGCCAAAGGAGCGGAGGAGGTCGCCATGCCACGCCCCGAGAGCCCCACAGTCCGGCGGATCATGCTGGGCATCCGGCTCCGCGAGCTGCGCACCCGAGCCGGGATCTCGGCAGACGACGCAGCCCGCCACATCGCACGCACCGACTCGACCATCAGCCGCATGGAGACCGGCCAGAGCTCCGTGTCCACGCGGGTACTGGAACGGCTGATCGAGCTGTACCAGGCAACGCCCGAGGAGGCCCGGCAGCTGACCGAGCTGGCCAAAGCAGCCCGTCAGCGCGGGTGGTGGCAGCGCTACGGCGAGGTGCTACACCCCGGCTTTGAGCTCTACTTGGGCCTGGAGGCCGAGGCCACCGAGATCCACGTCTACGCCAGCGAGTGGGTACCCGGCCTGCTCCAGACCCCCGACTATGCCCGCGCCATCCTGTCGGCCGAGCCGCGTCCTCCCGCAGAGGAAGAGATCCAGCAGCGCGTCGAAGCCAGACTGGCCCGTCAGGTGATCCTCGGCGGAGAGGACCCCGTACAGTACTGGGCCGTCCTCAACGAGGCCGTGCTACGCCGAATCGTGGGCAGTCCCAAGATCATGCGAGCCCAACTCGAAGCCCTCGCGGCCAGGGCACGCCAGCGCAATATCAAGCTGCAGGTCTTGCCGTTCACCACCGGCGCGCATCCGGCGGTGGGCGGCCCTTTCACCCTCCTGTCGCTCGACCTCGGCAAAGCCGCTCTTGCCGAGTATGTCTACGTCGAGAATCGAGCTGGCTCACTTGTTATGGACAGAGAGGCAGAGATCGCGATACATAGATTGACATTCGACACATTCCGGGCAGATGCACTCAGCCCGGAGGAGTCAGTCGCCCTCATCGAGAAGACCGCCGCAGAACTGGCGTGA
- a CDS encoding ATP-binding protein, translating into MGHDQPPTLVTGGAHAWRLPPDERGPAMARSLLAQAMAALGLDQEVIEDGRLAVSEIATNALRHARPAPGAAPVVPPELWVWARTVPAPQLVVSVFDGARSLPPRPGRGGLLEESGKGLALVAEVAADWGYGPSRSLLADPPVPGKAVWFALPLPPDWPGRTVTVHPDAAARCLMRVLARRGLHGRHSGTGALSVLELPGLNVWVLPGCFSWQPRPDRLIRHPLIDLQETAERIIRHLDGSSSSMPAS; encoded by the coding sequence ATGGGACACGATCAACCCCCCACCCTGGTCACCGGCGGTGCGCACGCCTGGCGGCTGCCGCCCGACGAACGCGGGCCGGCGATGGCGCGCTCACTGCTGGCACAGGCCATGGCTGCTCTCGGCCTGGACCAGGAGGTGATCGAGGACGGCAGGCTCGCCGTGTCCGAGATCGCCACCAACGCGTTGCGGCATGCCCGGCCCGCACCGGGTGCCGCTCCGGTCGTCCCGCCGGAGCTGTGGGTCTGGGCGCGGACCGTGCCCGCCCCTCAGCTCGTCGTCTCCGTCTTCGACGGTGCCCGCTCCCTGCCGCCCCGGCCCGGCCGGGGCGGCCTGCTGGAGGAGTCCGGCAAAGGGCTGGCCCTGGTCGCCGAGGTCGCCGCCGACTGGGGGTATGGGCCGTCCCGTTCCCTGCTGGCCGACCCTCCCGTTCCGGGCAAGGCGGTCTGGTTCGCCCTGCCGCTGCCACCCGATTGGCCCGGCCGTACGGTCACCGTTCACCCTGATGCCGCCGCGCGCTGCTTAATGCGGGTGCTGGCCCGCCGCGGCCTGCACGGCAGGCACAGTGGCACCGGTGCCCTGTCGGTGCTGGAGCTTCCCGGGCTCAACGTGTGGGTTCTGCCCGGCTGCTTTTCCTGGCAGCCTCGTCCCGATCGGCTGATCCGCCATCCCCTCATCGATCTGCAGGAGACCGCCGAGCGGATCATCCGTCATCTGGACGGCTCCTCTTCTTCGATGCCTGCTTCTTGA
- a CDS encoding trypsin-like serine peptidase — MYSRGWHRDWIFVPSYDQGKRPFGVWRAEWFVTPSRWITHGRPEDDVAFVKVASSGGVRILDRVGGNGIRPGAATGRRRTVLGYPFLPPYRGDRQHYCEGVTRSEGRRMRMACRLTTGASGGPWLDSYDRSTGFGYIGGVTTNTDLANTTLWSPLLGGDVWTLYRYADQLR; from the coding sequence GTGTACAGCCGCGGCTGGCACCGTGACTGGATCTTCGTCCCCTCCTATGACCAGGGCAAGCGGCCCTTTGGGGTGTGGCGGGCGGAGTGGTTCGTCACCCCCTCCCGGTGGATCACCCATGGACGGCCCGAGGACGATGTGGCCTTCGTGAAGGTGGCCTCGTCCGGAGGCGTCAGGATTCTCGACAGGGTCGGCGGCAACGGCATCCGGCCGGGGGCCGCCACGGGCAGGCGGCGGACGGTCCTCGGCTACCCGTTCCTGCCGCCCTACCGGGGCGACCGGCAGCACTACTGCGAAGGCGTCACCCGGTCGGAAGGGCGGCGCATGCGGATGGCGTGCCGGCTCACCACCGGTGCCAGCGGCGGTCCCTGGCTGGACTCCTATGACCGTTCGACCGGGTTCGGTTACATCGGCGGTGTCACCACGAACACCGATCTGGCCAACACCACGCTGTGGAGCCCGCTGCTTGGCGGGGACGTGTGGACGCTCTACCGGTACGCCGATCAGCTTCGGTGA
- the lanL gene encoding class IV lanthionine synthetase LanL: protein MSHAPATPTEQELRAELTGPVTGAGRQIHARGVWLAVDDPAFHLPRQGWKIHLSARPATLQETIRRMLPAVLAVPCHFKVVRSGRHLQDLNSANNHPGSIGKAVTIYPSPEDVAPLARRLAEDLAGMAGPRICSDRRVRPDAPVYYRYGPFHPCYDINDDGDLELVVTDPQGNTHPGAADDSFWQPHWSPDPLTGATPHPAPSDGPAAPVLLGGRYRVVRGLTRNGKGCVYRAIDTTDNRPVIIKEARAHVNEDTLGRDSRLRLRNERYVLHLLRDLDDVPKVIDHFRHEDREYLAITDLGALALGQDVAENGLYVADPAPPGRSLRALATALLELLDHVHRRGVLVRDLTPTNVVLDDATGRPRLVDFEISHAEDPQLYGWTPGYSPPEQERDEPATVEADYYSLGATLFYAATGLPPTWMTGDPGNHDPRRAAEVLAGRGGMSGTILGLLDPDPARRRAAADDIRAGRFTDAPPPPPPSARQRARRLAAAIAHSLTELSRHAADLMSGKDFTGGLVGSPINLYRGAAGMGMELLRHDEPSRALARGLAYWTGGFRALRNGRPGLYTGDTGIAVFIAEAGATLGDETLLKIAEPLARPVLSRITATDQHTGLAGIGTGQLLLWRLTKDAGRLELADACARRLLARDLTAELQENPPDYADCGAVSRTLGFAHGLAGIVHFLRDHHAATGETATEAALHKGCDTLLEHLPPLLEAARAVSAKPMHASFCQGLAGIGAALARTGRDLGADDHLQAAREAAAACLELAPRMYALTQCCGLAGIGELFLDLCQITGDRTYAQWADRIADLILARAGGSPEAPVFPDTSLHGSSGGWSIGTSGVVSFLRRLGDPAAPRLWLDPPAGTAR, encoded by the coding sequence GTGTCCCACGCACCCGCCACCCCGACCGAGCAGGAACTGCGCGCCGAACTCACCGGCCCGGTCACCGGCGCCGGCCGCCAGATACACGCCCGCGGCGTCTGGCTGGCCGTGGACGACCCCGCCTTCCACCTCCCCCGCCAGGGCTGGAAGATCCACCTGTCGGCCCGGCCCGCCACCCTGCAGGAGACGATCCGGCGCATGCTGCCCGCCGTCCTCGCCGTCCCCTGCCACTTCAAAGTCGTCCGCTCCGGACGGCACCTGCAAGACCTCAACTCCGCCAACAACCACCCCGGCTCCATCGGCAAGGCCGTGACGATCTACCCGTCCCCCGAGGACGTGGCACCCCTGGCCCGCCGGCTCGCCGAAGACCTGGCGGGCATGGCAGGCCCCCGCATCTGCAGCGACCGGCGGGTACGGCCCGACGCCCCCGTCTACTACCGCTACGGCCCCTTCCACCCCTGCTACGACATCAACGACGACGGCGACCTGGAACTCGTGGTCACCGACCCGCAGGGCAACACCCACCCGGGCGCCGCCGACGACTCCTTCTGGCAACCCCACTGGTCCCCCGACCCGCTCACCGGCGCCACCCCCCACCCCGCACCGTCCGACGGCCCGGCCGCCCCCGTCCTGCTGGGCGGACGCTACCGAGTGGTACGCGGCCTGACCCGCAACGGAAAAGGCTGCGTATACCGGGCGATCGACACCACCGACAACCGGCCGGTGATCATCAAAGAGGCACGGGCCCACGTCAACGAAGACACCCTGGGACGCGACTCCCGCCTGCGGCTGCGCAACGAACGGTACGTCCTGCACCTGCTGCGCGACCTGGACGACGTACCGAAAGTGATCGACCACTTCCGCCACGAAGACCGCGAATACCTGGCCATCACCGACCTGGGCGCCCTGGCCCTCGGCCAGGACGTCGCCGAGAACGGCCTGTACGTCGCCGACCCGGCACCGCCCGGACGAAGCCTGCGCGCCCTGGCCACGGCCCTGCTGGAACTGCTGGACCACGTGCACCGGCGCGGCGTGCTGGTCCGCGACCTGACCCCCACCAACGTCGTCCTCGACGACGCCACCGGCCGCCCCCGCCTGGTGGACTTCGAAATCAGCCACGCCGAAGACCCGCAACTGTACGGCTGGACCCCCGGCTACAGCCCACCCGAACAGGAACGCGACGAACCGGCCACCGTCGAAGCCGACTACTACTCCCTCGGCGCCACCCTGTTCTACGCCGCCACCGGCCTGCCGCCCACCTGGATGACCGGCGACCCCGGCAACCACGACCCCCGCCGCGCCGCCGAGGTACTGGCCGGCCGGGGCGGCATGAGCGGGACGATCCTCGGCCTGCTCGACCCCGACCCCGCCCGGCGCCGGGCCGCCGCCGACGACATCCGCGCCGGCCGCTTCACCGACGCCCCGCCCCCGCCGCCGCCTTCTGCCCGGCAGCGGGCCCGCCGCCTGGCGGCGGCCATCGCCCACAGCCTCACCGAACTGTCCCGCCACGCCGCCGACCTCATGAGCGGGAAAGACTTCACCGGCGGCCTGGTGGGCAGCCCCATCAACCTCTACCGGGGCGCCGCCGGAATGGGCATGGAACTGCTGCGGCACGACGAACCGTCCCGCGCCCTGGCACGCGGCCTGGCCTACTGGACCGGCGGCTTCCGGGCGCTGCGCAACGGCCGCCCGGGACTGTACACCGGCGACACCGGCATCGCCGTCTTCATCGCCGAAGCCGGAGCGACCCTCGGCGACGAGACCCTCCTGAAGATCGCCGAGCCGCTGGCCCGTCCCGTCCTCTCCCGGATCACCGCCACCGACCAGCACACCGGACTGGCCGGCATCGGCACCGGCCAGCTGCTGCTGTGGCGGCTCACCAAAGACGCCGGCCGCCTGGAACTGGCCGACGCCTGCGCCCGGCGGCTCCTGGCCCGCGACCTGACGGCCGAACTGCAGGAGAACCCGCCCGACTACGCCGACTGCGGGGCGGTCTCCCGCACCCTGGGCTTCGCGCACGGCCTGGCCGGCATCGTCCACTTCCTGCGCGACCACCACGCGGCCACCGGCGAGACGGCCACCGAGGCCGCCCTGCACAAAGGATGCGACACGCTCCTTGAGCACCTGCCGCCGCTGCTGGAGGCCGCCCGGGCGGTATCGGCCAAGCCGATGCACGCCTCGTTCTGCCAGGGACTGGCCGGGATCGGCGCCGCCCTCGCCCGGACCGGACGCGACCTGGGCGCCGACGACCACCTGCAGGCGGCCCGCGAGGCCGCCGCGGCCTGCCTGGAGCTGGCGCCGCGCATGTACGCCCTCACCCAGTGCTGCGGGCTGGCGGGCATCGGGGAACTCTTCCTCGACCTGTGCCAGATCACCGGTGACCGGACGTACGCCCAGTGGGCGGACCGGATCGCCGACCTCATCCTCGCCCGCGCCGGCGGCTCCCCCGAGGCCCCGGTGTTCCCCGACACCTCCCTGCACGGAAGCAGCGGCGGCTGGTCGATCGGGACTTCCGGGGTGGTGTCCTTCCTGCGGCGGCTCGGCGACCCGGCGGCCCCGCGCCTGTGGCTGGACCCGCCCGCAGGCACCGCCCGCTGA
- a CDS encoding daunorubicin resistance protein DrrA family ABC transporter ATP-binding protein has protein sequence MTAGDTASDTPAAPVIHARALAKSYPGGPAVRGVDLSVAAGETFGFLGPNGAGKTTTIAMLCTLTAPSGGRAEIAGHDVVTEAHQVRRHIGLVFQDTTLDLGLTAWENLRFHARLYGVPAAAARERARMLLDLVGLGGRRDDLVGTFSGGMKRRLEVVRALMHRPRVLFLDEPTIGLDPHTRAQIWEHLRLLRERERITVFLTTHYLDEAEHCDRIAIIDDGRIIAEGTPAELKTVVGADRIELRSSDDRAAAAQLRDLFGLEATVTERGLSVRVADGAAFVPRMCAALTVPIESVTVVRPSLDDVFFHYTGRTIREEGGR, from the coding sequence GTGACCGCCGGGGACACCGCGTCCGACACGCCCGCCGCTCCGGTCATCCATGCCCGCGCCCTGGCCAAGTCCTACCCGGGCGGGCCGGCCGTGCGCGGAGTCGACCTGTCGGTCGCCGCGGGCGAGACCTTCGGGTTCCTCGGCCCCAACGGGGCGGGGAAGACCACCACCATCGCCATGCTGTGCACCCTGACCGCCCCCTCGGGGGGACGGGCCGAGATCGCCGGCCACGACGTGGTCACCGAGGCCCACCAGGTGCGGCGGCACATCGGCCTGGTCTTCCAGGACACCACCCTCGACCTGGGCCTCACCGCCTGGGAGAACCTGCGCTTCCACGCCCGCCTGTACGGCGTCCCGGCCGCCGCCGCCCGCGAACGCGCCCGGATGCTGCTGGACCTGGTGGGCCTGGGCGGGCGGCGCGACGACCTGGTGGGCACCTTCTCCGGCGGAATGAAACGCCGCCTGGAAGTGGTGCGCGCCCTCATGCACCGCCCGCGCGTGCTGTTTCTGGATGAGCCGACCATCGGGCTCGACCCCCACACCCGCGCCCAGATCTGGGAGCACCTGCGCCTGCTGCGCGAACGCGAACGGATCACCGTGTTCTTGACCACGCACTACCTGGACGAGGCCGAGCACTGCGACCGCATAGCCATCATCGACGACGGGCGCATCATCGCCGAGGGCACGCCCGCGGAGCTGAAGACCGTGGTCGGCGCCGACCGCATCGAACTGCGCTCCAGCGACGACCGGGCGGCCGCGGCGCAACTGCGCGACCTTTTCGGCCTGGAGGCCACGGTGACCGAGCGCGGGCTGTCGGTGCGGGTCGCCGACGGGGCCGCCTTCGTCCCGCGGATGTGCGCGGCTTTGACGGTCCCC